A genomic segment from Acidimicrobiales bacterium encodes:
- a CDS encoding TetR/AcrR family transcriptional regulator has translation MTDDSGGDELDPRVERSRRVIGEAALAEMAEVGYGALTVEGIAKRAGVSKATIYRQWSGKLEVIGAALDQLKATIPRDELLPPRDRVVAMLAWMADHFGAADEPVAACFPAMVSAAQYDPAVREFHHRFAADRRQVLVDTIVAGQQLGQIDAGLDPRLTAELLVGPIFYRRLMTDTPFPADQVDKLVDTVLGPP, from the coding sequence GTGACCGACGATTCGGGCGGCGACGAGCTCGACCCACGGGTCGAGCGCTCGCGTCGCGTCATCGGTGAGGCCGCGCTGGCCGAGATGGCCGAGGTGGGCTACGGCGCGCTGACCGTCGAGGGCATCGCGAAGCGGGCCGGCGTGTCCAAGGCGACGATCTATCGCCAGTGGTCGGGCAAGCTCGAGGTCATCGGGGCGGCCCTCGATCAGCTGAAGGCCACCATCCCACGCGACGAACTCCTGCCGCCGCGGGACCGCGTCGTGGCCATGCTCGCGTGGATGGCCGATCACTTCGGCGCAGCCGATGAGCCCGTGGCCGCCTGTTTCCCGGCCATGGTGAGCGCGGCGCAGTACGACCCTGCGGTGCGCGAGTTCCACCACCGGTTCGCCGCCGATCGCCGCCAGGTGCTGGTCGACACGATCGTCGCGGGCCAGCAGCTCGGCCAGATCGATGCCGGCCTCGACCCGCGCCTGACCGCGGAACTCCTGGTCGGCCCGATCTTCTACCGCCGCCTGATGACCGACACCCCCTTCCCGGCCGACCAGGTCGACAAGCTCGTCGACACCGTCCTCGGCCCGCCATGA
- a CDS encoding Rieske (2Fe-2S) protein, whose protein sequence is MDPQRIDPQRTTTAMVGSLEDLAVGTMKMARVGDHRVVVARTESGTHALDNACPHQGYGLATGALAGDHITCQWHNWKFCVVDGTCTVGEEDVRAHPVEIRGDEVWVSVTEPTDEERLVALWPSLRRGIEADYRGQIARDVARLLDAGADPVDIVWEGLRIGAPKAEDGIGHEMASAADCLAAVELFDDLERTLPVTQALVGISETTRDRLPYSPDPEVSARTDTVDFVAAVEAEEVDGAIAALQVALAAGADLASVRQQFVQVVSMHHLSYGHGAIYTQKAFEVLERVGWSRADDVLPHLARTIVYGTREDTLPYMRKAMRAIEGVDLAALAVAPDRHDTGWAGEPALRRVLLDVGEAPIEAAAAAVIEGAGVGGLLDAVVLAVAERLIRYDESTDHDFTTDFGWLDISHGLTYARAARWAWDHHPSPATARLALFTVFLAYDTGRHERRAGVTPPRPPGEATGTLTAAIVAGRADDAMAIAAAGDPEAVGDELRRTALLDGAGSFLVAAHLVKMARAASEEAATTGSNLPLVATARLAAAPRLERFVARDVAEAVEFVRTGTPPTR, encoded by the coding sequence ATGGACCCTCAGCGAATCGACCCGCAGCGAACGACCACCGCGATGGTGGGGTCGCTCGAGGATCTCGCCGTCGGCACGATGAAGATGGCCCGGGTCGGTGATCATCGTGTCGTCGTGGCCCGCACCGAATCGGGCACGCATGCGCTCGACAACGCCTGCCCCCACCAGGGCTATGGGCTGGCCACCGGGGCCCTGGCCGGCGATCACATCACGTGTCAGTGGCACAACTGGAAGTTCTGCGTGGTCGACGGCACCTGCACGGTCGGCGAGGAGGACGTGCGGGCCCATCCCGTCGAGATCCGGGGCGATGAGGTGTGGGTGTCGGTGACCGAACCGACCGATGAGGAGAGACTCGTCGCCCTGTGGCCGAGTCTGCGACGAGGGATCGAGGCCGATTATCGGGGCCAGATCGCCCGCGACGTCGCTCGGCTGCTCGATGCCGGCGCCGACCCGGTCGACATCGTGTGGGAAGGCCTGCGAATCGGCGCCCCGAAGGCCGAGGACGGCATCGGTCACGAGATGGCCTCGGCCGCCGACTGCCTGGCAGCCGTCGAACTCTTCGACGACCTGGAACGCACGCTCCCCGTCACCCAGGCGCTGGTCGGCATCAGCGAGACCACCCGCGATCGTCTGCCGTACTCACCGGATCCGGAGGTGTCGGCCCGCACAGACACGGTCGACTTCGTGGCCGCGGTCGAGGCCGAGGAGGTCGACGGTGCGATCGCCGCGTTGCAGGTGGCGCTCGCGGCCGGCGCCGACCTGGCGTCCGTTCGGCAACAGTTCGTCCAGGTCGTCTCCATGCACCACCTGAGCTACGGCCACGGGGCGATCTACACGCAGAAGGCCTTCGAGGTGCTCGAACGGGTCGGCTGGTCACGCGCCGACGACGTCCTGCCCCACCTCGCTCGGACCATCGTCTACGGCACCCGCGAGGACACCTTGCCGTACATGCGCAAGGCGATGAGGGCGATCGAGGGTGTCGATCTGGCGGCGTTGGCGGTGGCCCCCGACCGACACGACACCGGTTGGGCGGGTGAACCGGCGCTTCGCCGGGTCCTGCTCGACGTCGGCGAAGCCCCCATCGAGGCGGCGGCCGCCGCCGTGATCGAGGGTGCGGGTGTGGGCGGCCTGCTCGACGCCGTGGTGCTCGCGGTGGCCGAGCGTCTGATCCGCTACGACGAGTCGACCGACCACGATTTCACGACCGACTTCGGGTGGCTCGACATCAGCCACGGCCTGACCTACGCCCGGGCCGCGCGCTGGGCGTGGGACCACCATCCGTCGCCGGCCACGGCCCGGCTGGCGCTCTTCACCGTGTTCCTCGCCTACGACACCGGCCGCCACGAGCGACGGGCCGGGGTCACACCGCCGCGACCGCCTGGTGAGGCGACGGGCACGCTGACCGCAGCGATCGTGGCCGGCCGGGCCGACGACGCGATGGCCATCGCCGCCGCCGGTGACCCGGAAGCGGTCGGCGACGAACTCCGCCGCACTGCGCTGCTCGACGGCGCGGGGTCGTTCCTCGTGGCCGCCCATCTCGTGAAGATGGCGCGAGCGGCGAGCGAAGAAGCCGCCACGACCGGCTCGAACCTGCCGCTGGTGGCCACCGCCCGGCTGGCCGCGGCGCCCCGCCTCGAACGCTTCGTGGCGCGCGATGTCGCCGAGGCGGTCGAGTTCGTCCGAACCGGCACACCGCCGACGCGCTGA